A genomic window from Chitinophaga pollutisoli includes:
- a CDS encoding PVC-type heme-binding CxxCH protein gives MKQPELRLASSCALVFATLLAGCGQKPVDLRIKKMDSAQTAKIAAGIEATVKPELAEGLTLSLWGIDSLVVSPIAIDIDDNGSIYYTTTNRQNNSEFDIRGHREWEIPSISLATVEDRRKFLHEELSPENSHRNKWLADLNGDSSHDWRDLAIETEHVYRLDDRDGDGRAEQSQLVVDDFHDEVTDVAGGVLIDGKDLYVAVAPDMWRMRDKNGDGIADEKTSMSHGYAVHIGFSGHGMSGVEMGPDGRIYWQIGDIGFNGTDKTGKKWEYPNCGVIARSNPDGSDFEIFAHGLRNTHEFVFDEYGNLISEDNDGDHPGEKERLVYIVNGSDAGWRSNWQYGKYRDPQNNTYKVWMAEKMYLPRWEGQAAYITPPIANFVSGPTGMVYNPGTALGPEYNNTFFIAEFVGNPAGSGIHSFKLKSSGAGFELGEQQKVLGGVLATGLDFGPDGALYVADWIDGWDTHSYGRIWKLDHKDGAASAMRKEVKTLMVADFRKRNPRELGALLQHADYRIRLKAQFELAGRDSDGVQMFEAALRQNTHQLARVHAIQGLSQMARKQADHAALLIPVLGDKDPEIRALAAKWLGDIKYKSAAPAIVPLLKDTSARARFFAAEALGRMEYAPAVNPLIAMLEANNDQDVYLRHAGSLALARIGDAAPVAALATHPSRAVRIAAVVALRSMKHADVARFLQDSDEFIVTETARAINDDNGIPAAMPALGSLLGTTTFQNEPLIRRAINACLQSGSDTLLQTLAAYANNTAKPATMRAEAVAALGVWPNPSVLDRVDGRLRGPQKRDDKKVIAASSATLIALLRDKETQVKTSAALALEKLKITSASSALLAAVKADPAPEVRIAGLKALVALETPELETALRAALTDKEKHVRVAGLDLLDKMKVPQATMAALLSDVIATKTLEEKQAAILALGKLPVEQAAAPLGKLLDQLAAGSLAPGVVLELGEAIDSTGSKDLAGRYKTISAKRAPDELFALYAGSLEGGDPQRGQRIFFRNENAQCMKCHAYDDRGGNAGPRINGVGGRLTRLQILESLINPSARLAPGFGMVTLELKDGNKISGILYGESAAGLKIKTGTEPEKLIAANTIAKKTYSPSSMPDMKAVLSKKEIRDLVSFLSESKKDE, from the coding sequence ATGAAACAACCCGAATTGCGCCTGGCATCGTCCTGCGCCCTTGTCTTTGCCACACTCCTGGCCGGTTGCGGCCAAAAGCCCGTTGATTTGCGGATCAAAAAAATGGATTCCGCCCAAACGGCGAAGATCGCCGCTGGTATTGAAGCCACAGTGAAGCCGGAACTGGCGGAAGGATTGACGCTCAGCCTCTGGGGGATCGATTCGCTGGTGGTGTCGCCTATCGCTATCGATATCGACGACAACGGCAGCATCTATTACACCACCACCAACCGGCAGAACAATTCCGAATTCGATATCCGCGGGCACCGGGAATGGGAAATCCCTTCCATCAGCCTGGCCACCGTGGAAGACCGCCGGAAATTCCTGCACGAAGAGCTTTCGCCAGAAAACAGCCATCGCAACAAATGGCTCGCCGACCTCAACGGTGACAGTTCCCACGACTGGCGCGACCTGGCCATCGAAACAGAACATGTGTACCGCCTCGACGACCGGGATGGCGACGGCCGTGCCGAGCAATCGCAGCTCGTTGTCGATGATTTCCACGACGAAGTGACCGACGTGGCAGGCGGCGTACTGATCGACGGGAAGGACCTATATGTGGCTGTAGCGCCGGATATGTGGCGGATGCGCGACAAAAACGGTGATGGGATCGCGGACGAGAAAACATCCATGTCGCACGGATATGCGGTGCATATCGGGTTCAGCGGGCATGGCATGTCTGGCGTGGAAATGGGGCCGGATGGAAGGATTTACTGGCAGATTGGCGATATCGGCTTCAACGGTACCGACAAAACGGGAAAGAAATGGGAATATCCCAACTGCGGGGTTATTGCACGATCGAACCCGGATGGCAGCGATTTCGAGATTTTCGCGCATGGGCTGCGCAACACCCACGAATTTGTATTCGACGAATACGGCAATCTTATCAGTGAAGACAACGACGGCGACCATCCTGGCGAGAAAGAGCGCCTGGTATATATCGTGAATGGTTCGGATGCGGGCTGGCGCAGCAACTGGCAATACGGCAAATACCGCGATCCGCAGAATAATACGTATAAAGTCTGGATGGCGGAAAAGATGTACCTGCCCCGTTGGGAAGGCCAGGCGGCGTACATCACGCCCCCGATCGCCAATTTCGTGAGTGGCCCCACCGGCATGGTGTACAATCCCGGCACGGCGTTGGGCCCGGAATACAACAACACGTTTTTCATCGCGGAGTTCGTGGGCAACCCCGCTGGGTCAGGCATTCATAGTTTTAAGTTGAAATCATCGGGCGCGGGCTTCGAGTTAGGGGAACAGCAAAAAGTGCTCGGCGGCGTGCTCGCGACGGGGCTCGACTTCGGGCCGGATGGCGCGCTGTATGTGGCCGACTGGATAGATGGATGGGATACCCACAGCTATGGCCGCATCTGGAAACTGGATCATAAAGACGGCGCGGCAAGCGCGATGCGCAAAGAAGTCAAAACTTTGATGGTGGCGGATTTCAGGAAGAGGAATCCCCGGGAGCTGGGTGCCCTTCTCCAGCATGCCGATTACCGCATAAGGCTGAAAGCGCAATTCGAATTGGCCGGCAGAGACAGCGACGGCGTGCAGATGTTTGAAGCGGCATTGCGGCAAAACACCCACCAGTTGGCGCGCGTGCATGCCATCCAGGGCCTCAGCCAGATGGCGCGCAAACAGGCAGACCATGCGGCGCTGCTGATTCCCGTACTGGGGGATAAAGATCCCGAAATCCGCGCGCTGGCCGCAAAATGGCTCGGCGACATCAAATATAAATCCGCCGCTCCGGCAATTGTTCCTTTGTTGAAAGACACGTCCGCCAGGGCGAGGTTCTTCGCCGCGGAGGCGTTGGGCAGGATGGAATACGCCCCCGCGGTAAATCCCCTCATCGCCATGCTGGAAGCCAATAACGACCAGGATGTATACCTCCGACATGCGGGATCGCTGGCGCTGGCGCGCATCGGCGATGCCGCGCCGGTAGCGGCATTGGCCACACATCCTTCCCGGGCGGTACGTATCGCGGCCGTAGTGGCGCTCCGAAGCATGAAGCATGCGGATGTCGCCAGGTTCCTGCAGGACAGTGATGAATTCATCGTCACTGAAACCGCACGCGCCATCAACGACGACAATGGCATCCCCGCAGCCATGCCCGCACTCGGCAGCCTCCTGGGCACCACCACTTTCCAAAACGAACCGCTCATCCGCAGGGCCATCAATGCCTGCCTGCAGTCGGGCAGCGATACGCTCCTGCAAACGCTCGCCGCTTACGCCAACAACACCGCAAAACCCGCTACCATGCGGGCCGAAGCAGTTGCCGCGCTGGGTGTCTGGCCCAATCCCTCGGTGCTCGACCGGGTAGACGGGCGCCTGCGCGGCCCGCAAAAGCGCGACGATAAAAAAGTAATCGCGGCATCGTCCGCCACCTTGATAGCGCTTCTGCGCGACAAAGAAACCCAGGTAAAAACCAGTGCTGCATTGGCATTGGAGAAACTGAAAATCACCAGTGCATCCTCCGCCCTGCTGGCCGCGGTGAAAGCGGACCCCGCGCCGGAAGTGCGCATCGCCGGGCTGAAAGCGCTCGTAGCGTTGGAAACGCCCGAGCTGGAAACCGCACTCCGCGCGGCATTGACGGATAAAGAAAAGCATGTCCGCGTGGCAGGGCTCGATCTGCTCGACAAAATGAAAGTACCGCAAGCCACGATGGCGGCCCTGCTCTCCGACGTGATCGCCACCAAAACCCTGGAAGAAAAGCAGGCCGCGATACTGGCGCTGGGCAAGCTGCCGGTGGAACAGGCGGCCGCACCGCTCGGCAAACTGCTCGACCAGCTCGCGGCAGGATCCCTGGCGCCAGGCGTTGTGTTGGAACTGGGCGAAGCGATCGACAGTACCGGTTCCAAAGACCTGGCCGGCAGATACAAAACCATCAGCGCCAAACGCGCACCCGACGAACTGTTTGCCCTTTACGCAGGAAGCCTTGAAGGTGGCGATCCCCAGCGCGGGCAACGCATCTTCTTCCGCAACGAGAACGCCCAATGCATGAAATGCCACGCTTATGACGACCGTGGCGGCAATGCCGGCCCGCGCATCA